Sequence from the Streptomyces sp. R33 genome:
AGGGCGAAGAGGCCCTCCGGGCCGGAGCCGACGTGATCGTCGCGCAGGGCGGCGAAGCCGGCGGGCAGGGCGGGGACGTCGGCACGATGGTGATGGTCCCCGACATCGTCGACATGGCGGGCGAGACACCCGTCCTCGCGGCCGGCGGGATCGCCGACGGCCGCGGCCTGGCCGCGGCGCTGACACTGGGCGCACAGGGTGTGCTGATGGGGACACGCTTCCTCGCATCGGAGGAGATGAGCGTCTCGCAGGCATGGAAGAGCCGGATCGTCGAGTCCGCCGCCGCGGACGCGGTGAAGGCCGTGGGCAGCGAGCGGATCCTGCCGCCGTTCAACCGCCCCGGCAGTGCCGGGGTACCGCGCTGCCTTCGCACCCCCCTGGTGGACGCCCTGCGCGAGCACCCTGAAGAGGTGGACCCCGCAGAGACCGTGCCCCGCGTGATGGCCGCGATCCGGTCCGGCGGCGGCGAAGAATACCTCCCCTTCACCGGCCAGTCGACCGCCCTCGTGCACGAGATCCTGCCCGCCGGCGAGATCGTCCGCCGGACCGTAAAGGAAGCCGAGGCGGCGCTGGCGGCAGCGGCCCGCGCCATCGGCCCAGGGCCATGACGGCCCTCAGCCCCGGAGACGTGGAAGCCCTGACCGCGCTCGACGCCACCGGCCAGGCGCAGCTCGTCAGGACCGGAGCAGCCACCTCCGAGGACCTCGTCACCGCGGCCATCACCCGCGTCGAAGACCTCAACCCGCACCTGAACGCCGTCGTCACGCCGGTATTCGAGCAGGCCCTGGACCAGGTCAAGGCCGGTCTCCCGGACGGCCCGTTCACCGGAGTCCCATACCTGCTCAAGGACCTCATCACCGAGCAGGAGGGCGTCCGTTTCCGCGAGGGATCGGTCTTCCTGCGCGACCACGTCTCACAGCACGA
This genomic interval carries:
- a CDS encoding NAD(P)H-dependent flavin oxidoreductase, which produces MAARRRAVASPLEVPMLTTPVCRLLGIDAPVVCAAFGPWDEIDLAAAVCQVGGLGSLGTAVRPLPELREQWARLRRLTDRPFAINHTSRPLDEEAFQATIEERPKAISFHLAVPPDLIARAHDAGILWIQQVSSRSQGEEALRAGADVIVAQGGEAGGQGGDVGTMVMVPDIVDMAGETPVLAAGGIADGRGLAAALTLGAQGVLMGTRFLASEEMSVSQAWKSRIVESAAADAVKAVGSERILPPFNRPGSAGVPRCLRTPLVDALREHPEEVDPAETVPRVMAAIRSGGGEEYLPFTGQSTALVHEILPAGEIVRRTVKEAEAALAAAARAIGPGP
- a CDS encoding amidase; the encoded protein is MTALSPGDVEALTALDATGQAQLVRTGAATSEDLVTAAITRVEDLNPHLNAVVTPVFEQALDQVKAGLPDGPFTGVPYLLKDLITEQEGVRFREGSVFLRDHVSQHDQELVRRLRAAGLVILGKTATPEFGMSPTCESVLYGPTRNPWDTTRTTGGSSGGSAAAVAARMVPAAHGNDVGGSIRFPASCCGLFGLKPSRARVPLGAAYGDAFGG